In Kiritimatiellales bacterium, a genomic segment contains:
- a CDS encoding substrate-binding domain-containing protein, which yields MSPYLSNKMNLPQRHSLVESAAQILTEQLDAGRWNNFLPGERTLCEELQISRPTLRQALQVLERKGRLKNAAGKRRQIVQQKKQKNRPVQNNIVSVLSPLPLKSLPPFVLFWIDEVRANLNKQGYRLQFHSSRAGTSNKPERALARLIHSTPSTLWILLLAAPPVQRWFQAQRVPCLVAGSCPPEISLPSIDIDYHAACRHAVGVFRRKGHSRLALVIPNKGLFGDTESEAGFCEGLGRDILPVVLRHNGSREDIIKQLEGCLRRQNAPTGFLVARSAHVLTVLTYLTHCGFKLPGEMAVISRDDDAFLQFVSPVPARYVSDPEKYARQFSHIILQMVRSGPVPVHPIRLMPTFLNGDTV from the coding sequence TCTGCCGCAACGCCACTCGCTGGTAGAAAGTGCGGCACAGATTTTAACGGAACAACTGGATGCCGGACGGTGGAATAATTTTCTGCCAGGCGAACGAACACTGTGTGAAGAACTGCAAATCAGCCGTCCGACGCTCCGGCAGGCACTGCAGGTTCTAGAACGCAAGGGACGGCTAAAGAATGCTGCCGGCAAACGCCGGCAGATTGTTCAGCAGAAAAAACAGAAGAACCGCCCGGTACAAAATAATATTGTCAGTGTATTATCACCGCTGCCGTTAAAATCACTGCCGCCGTTTGTGCTGTTTTGGATTGATGAAGTTCGCGCGAATCTGAATAAACAGGGGTACCGGCTGCAGTTTCATAGCAGTCGTGCAGGCACGTCGAATAAACCGGAACGCGCGCTGGCACGGTTGATTCACAGCACACCGTCGACACTCTGGATTCTGCTGCTGGCCGCACCGCCGGTACAGCGCTGGTTTCAGGCGCAGCGCGTCCCTTGTCTGGTTGCCGGCTCCTGCCCGCCGGAAATTTCTCTGCCGTCGATTGATATTGATTATCACGCGGCATGCCGGCACGCCGTGGGAGTTTTCCGGCGTAAAGGACATTCGCGCCTGGCGCTGGTCATTCCAAATAAGGGTTTGTTCGGTGATACGGAGAGTGAAGCCGGATTCTGTGAAGGGCTCGGTCGTGATATTCTGCCGGTTGTCCTCCGGCACAATGGAAGCCGCGAAGATATTATTAAGCAGCTGGAAGGCTGCCTGCGCCGGCAGAATGCACCGACGGGCTTTCTGGTGGCACGCTCTGCGCACGTCCTGACGGTATTGACATACCTCACCCACTGCGGATTTAAACTGCCGGGAGAGATGGCGGTGATTTCAAGAGACGACGACGCTTTTCTCCAGTTTGTTTCACCGGTACCGGCACGGTATGTCAGTGATCCTGAAAAATATGCCCGGCAGTTTTCGCACATTATTTTACAGATGGTGCGCTCCGGACCGGTGCCGGTGCATCCGATCCGGTTGATGCCGACATTTCTGAACGGCGATACAGTTTAA
- a CDS encoding sodium/solute symporter (Members of the Solute:Sodium Symporter (SSS), TC 2.A.21 as described in tcdb.org, catalyze solute:Na+ symport. Known solutes for members of the family include sugars, amino acids, nucleosides, inositols, vitamins, urea or anions, depending on the system.) — protein sequence MKFVIPILCGLLCAGGFSELIWEPLPPLPYQNGVAGAFAGAHNGVLIAAGGADFPVAAGEDLWAVPKKWHAEIYVLTGLSKGTPEWRTGFHLDSEIAYGASASTSFGVVCLGGDDGTAISARAFILQWDGEKIINIPLPDLPQPCAYGAAAVIGNTVYLAGGQSGSKLESALQNFWSLDLSKINSGDESFNWQELPAWPGPARAFNLTVAQHNGFEMCVYVISGRWNSGAGVEALNDVYEYSPSKKEWRRRTDVPAPVMAGTGAASGQSHIFILSGADGSLFGREAELKNSHPGFPKRTWAYHTITDTWIHAGETPCNQVTTPAVKSGEDIFLISGESRPRVRTPDVWRIQVQAEPRAGFGAINFTVLIIYLLGVTGVGFYFMRKNKNTNDYFRGGQQIPWWVAGCSIFATMLSSITFMAIPAKAYAQDWLMLLGNFMIVLVAPVAVYLALPFFRRIDATSAYEYLEKRFNRPVRLLASGLFSVFHVFRMGIVMSLAGLALATLTPLTPAQSVLIMGVLSMLYCTVGGLEAVVWTDTIQTFVLLGGALLCLILICFRLEDGAGEILTVALADGKLRLADLDFSITSYTAMAVWVVVIGGIGQNISSYIGDQAVVQRYMSTPDRQTAARSIWTNAVLTVPASLLFFGIGTALYTFYKKNPALLDPTINTDQIFPLFISTEVPAGIAGLIVAGVFAAAQSTISTSMNSTATTIVTDFLQPFNLCRNDRNYLRAGQIFTFVLGLAGTLIGLLFVHPAITSLFDAFITVIGLFMGVLGGVFCLGMLTRRANGKGTTAGTVIAVTLLWLIRQYTPVHWFLYSAIGIALCFVFGYLFSLILPAGVKDIRGLTVFDQPSGND from the coding sequence ATGAAATTTGTAATTCCGATACTGTGCGGATTGCTGTGCGCCGGCGGTTTCAGCGAATTGATCTGGGAGCCATTGCCGCCGCTGCCGTATCAGAACGGCGTGGCGGGCGCATTCGCCGGTGCGCATAACGGTGTATTGATTGCTGCCGGCGGCGCAGATTTTCCAGTGGCCGCCGGCGAGGATTTATGGGCAGTTCCAAAAAAATGGCATGCTGAAATTTATGTTTTAACAGGACTGTCAAAAGGAACGCCGGAATGGCGCACCGGATTTCATTTGGATTCAGAAATCGCTTATGGCGCATCAGCAAGCACATCGTTTGGTGTGGTTTGTCTGGGCGGCGATGACGGCACAGCAATTTCGGCGCGGGCATTTATTCTGCAATGGGACGGCGAAAAAATAATCAATATTCCACTGCCGGACCTTCCGCAGCCTTGTGCGTATGGCGCCGCGGCCGTGATCGGCAATACAGTGTATCTCGCCGGAGGACAGAGCGGTTCCAAGTTAGAATCGGCGTTGCAGAATTTCTGGTCGCTGGATTTGTCGAAAATAAATTCCGGCGATGAATCATTTAACTGGCAGGAACTTCCGGCGTGGCCCGGCCCGGCGCGCGCATTTAATTTAACGGTGGCGCAGCACAATGGATTTGAGATGTGTGTTTATGTGATCAGCGGTCGCTGGAATTCCGGTGCCGGCGTTGAAGCACTGAACGATGTTTACGAATACAGTCCATCGAAAAAGGAGTGGCGCCGGCGTACAGATGTACCGGCGCCAGTCATGGCGGGCACCGGCGCCGCATCCGGCCAGTCGCACATTTTTATTTTGAGCGGCGCAGACGGTTCATTGTTCGGCCGCGAAGCAGAACTGAAAAATTCGCATCCGGGGTTTCCGAAACGCACATGGGCATATCATACCATTACAGATACATGGATTCATGCCGGCGAAACACCATGCAATCAGGTAACCACGCCGGCGGTAAAATCCGGCGAGGATATATTTTTAATTTCCGGCGAAAGCCGCCCGCGCGTCCGCACGCCTGATGTCTGGCGGATTCAGGTGCAGGCGGAACCGCGCGCCGGTTTCGGCGCCATAAATTTCACGGTGCTGATTATTTATCTGCTCGGTGTTACCGGCGTCGGGTTTTATTTCATGCGGAAGAATAAAAACACAAACGATTATTTTCGCGGCGGACAGCAGATTCCGTGGTGGGTCGCCGGCTGTTCAATTTTTGCGACCATGCTGAGTTCCATTACCTTCATGGCAATTCCGGCGAAAGCGTATGCGCAGGACTGGCTGATGCTGCTTGGCAATTTTATGATCGTCCTGGTTGCTCCGGTGGCGGTGTATCTGGCGCTGCCGTTTTTCCGGCGAATTGATGCCACCAGTGCGTATGAATATCTGGAAAAACGATTCAACCGTCCGGTACGTTTACTGGCGAGCGGACTGTTTTCAGTATTTCATGTGTTCCGCATGGGCATTGTGATGTCGCTCGCCGGTTTAGCGCTGGCAACTTTGACGCCGTTGACGCCGGCACAATCGGTCTTAATTATGGGTGTGCTCAGCATGCTTTACTGCACCGTCGGCGGACTTGAAGCCGTGGTCTGGACGGATACAATTCAGACCTTTGTTCTGCTTGGCGGTGCACTGCTGTGTTTAATCTTAATTTGTTTCCGTCTTGAAGACGGCGCCGGCGAAATACTGACCGTTGCGCTCGCCGACGGAAAACTCCGGCTGGCAGATTTGGATTTTTCGATAACGAGTTACACCGCGATGGCCGTCTGGGTAGTGGTTATCGGCGGAATCGGACAGAACATTTCTTCATACATTGGTGATCAGGCGGTGGTTCAACGCTATATGTCGACGCCGGACAGACAAACAGCAGCGCGTTCCATCTGGACCAATGCGGTATTAACCGTTCCGGCGAGCCTGCTGTTTTTCGGTATCGGAACTGCACTGTATACGTTTTATAAAAAAAACCCGGCGCTGCTCGATCCCACCATCAACACCGATCAGATTTTCCCGCTGTTTATTTCCACCGAAGTTCCGGCGGGCATCGCCGGACTGATCGTCGCCGGAGTTTTTGCCGCTGCGCAATCCACCATTTCCACCAGTATGAATTCAACTGCGACAACCATCGTCACCGATTTCCTGCAGCCGTTTAATCTTTGTCGCAACGACCGCAACTATTTAAGAGCCGGACAGATTTTCACCTTTGTGCTCGGTCTTGCCGGAACGTTGATCGGTCTGCTGTTTGTGCATCCCGCCATTACATCACTTTTCGACGCATTTATCACTGTGATCGGACTGTTCATGGGTGTGCTCGGCGGTGTGTTCTGTCTGGGAATGCTCACGCGGCGGGCGAACGGCAAAGGAACAACCGCCGGAACCGTTATTGCCGTTACACTGCTTTGGCTGATCCGGCAGTACACACCGGTGCACTGGTTCCTTTACAGCGCTATCGGCATCGCATTGTGTTTCGTCTTCGGCTATCTGTTCAGCCTGATTCTGCCGGCGGGCGTAAAAGATATTCGCGGGTTAACTGTTTTCGACCAGCCCTCCGGAAATGATTAA
- a CDS encoding dihydrodipicolinate synthase family protein, producing the protein MEFCLKTAGLVAAPFTPMLANGKLNLAAVGLYAEYLHRKHVVGAFICGTTGEGMSLTLAERMQLAEKWVACAPVDLKIFVHVGHVSLADSCALAKHAADTGAGSIATMAPFFFKPDGVAGLADWCEQIAAAAPELPFYYYHIPSMTGFNIAVSDFLEIAAPRIPNLAGIKYTFEDLNDFERCLKFDNGRYDVLFGRDELLLSALRFGSYGAVGSTYNFAAPLYYDLIAAYRRGDLVEAEKLQAVAVAMIDALVNSGAAPTAAFKWLMSRAGVDCGPARRPLFPPTPEQIEKLNVALEGTGALKWIL; encoded by the coding sequence ATGGAATTTTGTCTTAAAACAGCCGGACTGGTTGCGGCGCCGTTTACGCCGATGCTGGCAAACGGCAAACTGAATCTTGCGGCGGTCGGTTTGTATGCAGAATATTTGCATCGCAAACATGTTGTCGGCGCATTTATTTGCGGAACAACCGGCGAAGGGATGTCGTTGACATTAGCAGAACGGATGCAACTCGCGGAAAAATGGGTTGCCTGCGCACCGGTGGATTTAAAAATTTTTGTACATGTCGGACATGTCTCACTGGCTGACAGTTGTGCTCTCGCAAAACATGCAGCGGATACCGGCGCCGGCAGTATTGCAACGATGGCGCCGTTTTTCTTTAAACCGGACGGCGTTGCCGGTCTGGCGGACTGGTGTGAACAGATTGCGGCGGCGGCGCCGGAACTTCCATTCTACTATTACCACATACCGTCAATGACCGGTTTTAATATTGCCGTAAGCGATTTCCTTGAAATCGCCGCACCCCGCATTCCGAATCTTGCCGGAATTAAATATACTTTTGAGGATCTTAACGATTTTGAGCGCTGCCTGAAATTCGATAATGGACGGTATGATGTGCTGTTCGGACGTGACGAGTTATTATTATCGGCGCTGCGGTTCGGCAGTTACGGCGCCGTCGGCAGCACCTATAATTTTGCGGCGCCGCTTTATTATGATCTGATCGCGGCATATCGGCGCGGCGACTTAGTCGAGGCCGAAAAACTTCAGGCCGTCGCCGTGGCGATGATTGACGCACTGGTAAATTCCGGTGCCGCACCGACGGCGGCATTTAAATGGCTGATGTCCCGCGCCGGAGTGGACTGCGGTCCGGCGCGCCGTCCGCTTTTCCCGCCGACACCGGAACAGATTGAAAAGTTAAATGTAGCCCTTGAGGGCACCGGCGCGCTAAAATGGATTCTATAA
- a CDS encoding dihydrodipicolinate synthase family protein, whose translation MKPLFHDQIRGNWATLLLPLNRDNSIDDNALADEIDRLIFFGVDGIYSNGSAGEFYNQTEAEFDRINGILAERCEKAGMPFQIGASHMSPVLAVERARRAAALKPSAIQVILPDWFVPTLAEDIDFLLRLSEVCDPVGLVLYNPPHAKRVLTPLEIGKLKKNVTALTGVKVCDGDQEWYRQMRENCTGLSVFIPGHHLATGVASGAHGAYSNIACIHPLAAQRWYNQMKKDMPAARELETRIQCFMNDNIVPYLRGGYSNMAVDKLMAAAGGWCAIHPRLRWPYRGAGESEIKVVHKAVQHLIPEFIVSE comes from the coding sequence ATGAAACCGTTATTTCACGATCAGATTCGTGGAAACTGGGCGACGCTGCTGCTTCCCTTGAATCGTGACAACAGCATTGATGATAATGCACTGGCCGATGAAATTGATCGGTTGATTTTTTTCGGTGTTGACGGAATTTATTCAAACGGCAGCGCCGGTGAATTTTATAATCAAACGGAAGCAGAATTTGATAGGATTAATGGAATATTAGCGGAACGATGTGAAAAAGCCGGTATGCCTTTTCAAATCGGTGCAAGTCACATGAGCCCTGTTCTTGCCGTTGAGAGGGCCCGCCGCGCAGCAGCATTGAAACCCTCTGCAATACAGGTTATTCTTCCCGACTGGTTTGTGCCGACATTGGCAGAGGATATTGATTTCCTGCTTCGCCTCAGTGAAGTTTGCGATCCGGTTGGATTGGTGCTGTACAACCCTCCGCATGCGAAACGGGTATTGACTCCGCTGGAAATTGGGAAGTTAAAGAAGAACGTTACAGCATTAACCGGTGTGAAAGTTTGCGATGGCGATCAGGAATGGTATCGACAAATGCGGGAAAATTGCACCGGTTTATCCGTTTTTATTCCCGGTCATCATCTCGCCACCGGAGTCGCAAGCGGAGCACATGGCGCTTATTCAAATATCGCCTGCATTCACCCGCTGGCGGCACAACGCTGGTATAATCAAATGAAAAAAGATATGCCGGCGGCACGGGAGCTTGAAACGCGTATACAGTGTTTTATGAACGACAACATTGTTCCTTATCTTCGCGGGGGATATTCAAATATGGCAGTGGATAAATTGATGGCGGCAGCAGGCGGATGGTGTGCAATACATCCCCGGCTTCGTTGGCCGTACCGTGGAGCCGGCGAAAGTGAAATAAAGGTTGTACACAAGGCAGTTCAACACCTTATTCCAGAGTTTATTGTATCTGAATAG
- a CDS encoding sialidase family protein, which translates to MKTMLSWMVLTYTSVVFGEVTYLNLFVSGNDGYNTYRIPALITAADGTVLAFCEGRRDGKGDTGKIDLIIKRSMDGGKNWSDQTVIWADGDNTCGNPCAVMDENTGRIFLFSTWNLGSDHERDIMAGTSADTRRVFYLTSDDHGVTWSKPVEITSSAKRNNWRWYATGPGTGIQLKYGMKKGRLIIPANHSFNLDDGTSIYGAHVIYSDDGGKNWQIGDSVVPGANESQSVELLDGTLVLNSRNHLYRGTRIIARSPDGGERWTNVDYQSNLIEPRCQAGFIRYSPNKFSAENILLFSNPAESKRIRMTIKASADEGQTWNDGLMLHSGPSAYSSLAVLPDGGIGCCFEAGEKGPYEKIIFSAVSRLLILK; encoded by the coding sequence ATGAAAACGATGCTGAGTTGGATGGTGCTGACCTATACATCTGTTGTGTTTGGTGAAGTTACCTATCTTAACCTTTTTGTTTCTGGAAATGATGGATATAACACATATCGCATTCCTGCACTGATTACGGCAGCAGATGGAACAGTTCTTGCATTTTGCGAAGGAAGACGGGACGGCAAAGGCGATACCGGGAAGATCGATTTAATCATAAAACGTTCCATGGACGGCGGAAAAAACTGGAGCGATCAAACCGTTATCTGGGCAGATGGTGACAACACCTGCGGGAATCCCTGCGCAGTAATGGATGAAAATACCGGTCGGATTTTTTTATTTTCAACCTGGAACCTCGGCAGCGATCATGAACGCGATATTATGGCTGGAACGAGTGCTGATACGCGCCGGGTTTTTTATTTAACCAGTGATGACCACGGCGTAACGTGGTCAAAACCTGTAGAAATTACATCCAGTGCCAAACGGAACAACTGGCGCTGGTATGCAACCGGTCCCGGCACCGGAATTCAATTAAAATACGGCATGAAAAAAGGGCGTTTAATTATTCCGGCGAACCATTCATTTAATCTGGATGACGGGACGAGTATCTATGGCGCTCATGTCATTTACAGTGATGATGGCGGGAAAAACTGGCAAATTGGTGATTCAGTGGTTCCGGGCGCAAATGAGAGCCAGTCAGTTGAGTTGCTGGATGGCACGCTAGTGCTTAACTCCAGAAATCATCTTTATCGCGGGACACGGATTATTGCCCGCAGTCCGGATGGCGGAGAACGCTGGACGAATGTGGATTATCAATCCAATCTGATCGAGCCGCGCTGTCAGGCCGGCTTTATTCGCTATTCACCGAATAAATTTTCTGCCGAAAATATCCTGCTTTTTTCAAATCCGGCAGAATCAAAACGCATTCGGATGACGATTAAAGCCAGTGCAGATGAAGGTCAGACCTGGAATGATGGACTGATGCTTCATTCCGGTCCTTCAGCTTATTCCAGTCTAGCGGTTCTACCCGATGGAGGGATCGGATGCTGTTTTGAGGCGGGCGAAAAAGGGCCGTATGAGAAAATCATTTTTTCGGCAGTTAGCCGGTTGCTGATTCTTAAATAA
- a CDS encoding PEP-CTERM sorting domain-containing protein (PEP-CTERM proteins occur, often in large numbers, in the proteomes of bacteria that also encode an exosortase, a predicted intramembrane cysteine proteinase. The presence of a PEP-CTERM domain at a protein's C-terminus predicts cleavage within the sorting domain, followed by covalent anchoring to some some component of the (usually Gram-negative) cell surface. Many PEP-CTERM proteins exhibit an unusual sequence composition that includes large numbers of potential glycosylation sites. Expression of one such protein has been shown restore the ability of a bacterium to form floc, a type of biofilm.), with the protein MKKIVKFAMAVCSVALLGNADLLTNSIAVANHSFESDPVMEPKVGLPDGWSILATDAPNGAKGLIPTNDNQHSVSGAIDGNQYAFLCGRKNTGSTDTSPNYLYQQVIGGTGAAVVLKEGDQLILTVALAISRFDLQNFSVGLYSDSGLTDALMILDQTDIALTTTFTDYELTWTVTAAYAGTPVYVGFSADDIAMTASTPRLGIDNVRLGHVIPEPATIGIISFGALVAYAVRRLRRD; encoded by the coding sequence ATGAAGAAAATAGTAAAATTCGCAATGGCAGTGTGCTCAGTTGCATTACTGGGGAATGCTGACTTGCTTACAAATTCAATTGCGGTGGCAAATCACAGTTTTGAAAGTGATCCTGTTATGGAGCCAAAGGTTGGTTTGCCGGACGGATGGTCGATACTTGCCACAGATGCCCCTAATGGGGCGAAGGGACTTATTCCGACTAATGATAATCAACACAGTGTTTCCGGAGCGATCGATGGGAATCAATACGCGTTTCTTTGCGGGCGTAAAAACACTGGTAGTACGGACACATCCCCCAATTATCTATATCAGCAGGTGATCGGCGGAACCGGAGCTGCCGTTGTTTTAAAGGAGGGAGACCAGCTGATTTTGACGGTCGCATTAGCAATATCACGATTTGATCTGCAAAATTTCAGCGTTGGTTTGTACAGTGATAGCGGGTTAACAGATGCTCTGATGATTTTAGATCAAACGGATATTGCATTAACGACGACCTTCACGGATTACGAGCTGACATGGACAGTTACGGCTGCTTATGCCGGAACACCCGTTTATGTCGGGTTTTCAGCGGATGATATTGCTATGACAGCCTCTACACCTCGGCTAGGCATCGATAACGTTAGGCTGGGACATGTCATCCCTGAGCCGGCGACAATTGGTATCATAAGTTTTGGTGCTTTAGTTGCATATGCAGTACGCCGGCTCCGGAGAGACTAG
- a CDS encoding sialidase family protein, producing MKKIIQMILLLSASAGIPQAFSISGAISIPVENHSFEKPENSKTVLGNPGESWTWIAAGSPNSACGVIQGGQHGRQYLFIAARKKNKTDFGVPNRLYQRIDHQVKVGDKLVLTVALSAYAGDPENFNFGLFADETMKNPLALKTGTEVALSNNFRDFSVEWVVGKNEVANKFYIGFQVEDYGSDVSTPRLGVDNIRLSKSEGIKMASTQPRIPFFEMQELFIGRGGRNIVVALDGTVLAFHTPDVGFRRSQDGGATWTDLEIIDKRAKGNVIVDTNSGDILYINPAKGLLWRSTDHGNSWRQETMHIEPNFFGHGTPDGIPQNSVAAESGITIQFGAYPRRLLSPSRIAAPSNSNDEKYRAYHYNCALYSDDGGKNWQTSDPFPILGTGEGALVELSTGEIYYNSRCHTATDCKRREAWSFDSGRTWINPGKADLPDGLIGDSYGCHGGLIRLPFEGQDIILFSNLDAEMTGGMRNRRNITVWVSFDGAKSWPVKKLIYDGPGAYSCMASGRPGTQTDGLIYMLFEGGAEGVESAIQLVRFNLEWLLDGVDISQFFKGSM from the coding sequence ATGAAAAAAATTATACAAATGATTTTATTGTTGTCTGCTTCCGCAGGTATACCTCAAGCATTTTCTATTTCAGGAGCAATCTCGATTCCTGTAGAAAATCACAGCTTTGAAAAACCGGAGAATTCTAAAACCGTTCTCGGCAATCCGGGGGAATCGTGGACTTGGATTGCTGCCGGATCCCCAAATTCTGCTTGCGGCGTTATCCAAGGCGGACAACACGGACGACAGTACTTATTTATTGCTGCCAGGAAAAAAAATAAAACCGATTTCGGAGTGCCGAACCGGTTATACCAGCGTATTGATCATCAAGTAAAAGTGGGAGATAAACTGGTTTTAACAGTTGCTTTAAGCGCCTATGCTGGAGACCCGGAAAATTTTAATTTTGGTTTGTTTGCGGATGAAACGATGAAAAATCCACTGGCTCTAAAGACCGGCACAGAGGTAGCACTATCGAATAATTTCAGAGATTTTTCTGTGGAATGGGTTGTTGGCAAGAATGAAGTCGCGAATAAATTTTACATTGGATTTCAAGTGGAAGACTACGGTTCTGATGTTTCTACACCAAGATTGGGTGTTGACAATATCCGGTTGAGTAAATCGGAAGGCATAAAAATGGCGTCGACACAACCGAGAATTCCTTTTTTTGAAATGCAAGAGCTATTTATTGGTCGTGGCGGACGTAATATTGTCGTTGCGCTAGACGGAACAGTGCTCGCATTTCATACTCCAGATGTGGGGTTCCGTCGCAGCCAAGATGGCGGCGCGACCTGGACAGATTTGGAAATAATCGATAAGAGGGCCAAGGGAAATGTGATCGTGGATACAAATTCCGGCGATATTCTTTATATAAATCCAGCTAAGGGTCTCCTTTGGCGCAGTACAGATCATGGGAATAGCTGGAGACAAGAGACTATGCATATCGAACCAAACTTCTTTGGACATGGTACACCGGACGGTATTCCGCAAAATTCGGTTGCTGCAGAATCCGGCATCACAATTCAATTCGGTGCGTATCCTAGACGGCTGCTATCGCCAAGCCGGATTGCGGCGCCATCAAACTCAAACGACGAAAAATATCGCGCGTATCACTATAATTGCGCTTTGTATAGCGATGACGGCGGAAAAAATTGGCAGACCAGTGATCCGTTTCCAATTCTTGGAACAGGAGAGGGTGCGCTGGTTGAATTGTCGACTGGAGAAATTTATTACAATTCGCGCTGTCATACTGCTACGGATTGTAAACGCCGCGAAGCCTGGAGCTTCGATTCCGGGCGCACCTGGATAAACCCCGGCAAGGCAGATCTTCCCGACGGATTAATTGGCGATTCATATGGGTGCCACGGGGGATTAATCCGTTTACCTTTTGAAGGGCAGGATATCATACTGTTCAGTAATTTAGATGCGGAGATGACCGGCGGTATGCGGAATCGGCGAAACATAACCGTCTGGGTGAGTTTCGACGGGGCAAAAAGCTGGCCGGTGAAAAAACTGATTTATGATGGGCCGGGAGCTTATTCCTGCATGGCTTCCGGGCGTCCGGGCACACAGACTGATGGCTTAATTTACATGTTGTTTGAAGGCGGGGCTGAAGGGGTTGAATCTGCGATTCAACTTGTCAGATTTAACTTAGAATGGCTTTTAGACGGCGTCGATATATCTCAGTTTTTTAAGGGTTCTATGTGA
- a CDS encoding sialidase family protein, with amino-acid sequence MQNFFWLLILSVFCVSAEPLFETTTLWGMYPNNHPNYRIPSIITAPNGDLLVFAEKRNHGILDIGDTDIVMKRSSDLGKTWSKEIIVYDPGYETCADITPVIDLEKGRIWIFFLRDKKRYYTMHSDDNMYTWCKPYEIHSSVVAPEWDDYNAGKNQIVFVPPGTSTRDKIQTWERNWFQRYGVGPGAAGIQKKQFPHKGRLIIPARHMENGGHRSHVFFSDDHGATWKLGGTVGEGNECQLVELPDGRLFISMRDPDNSRRPNRLSRRFAQSRDGGEAWESYTLAGEKIPTVQCHASIINYDNKLLLFSNPASRYREEKHPYGRYNMTVRFSQDGGNNWIGGHTIWEHPSSYSDMTVLPDGTIGLVYERGPQGSTHYWDELQFVRFNMEWLQNGIILLKDACKICHRVCCRCDGTR; translated from the coding sequence ATGCAAAATTTTTTCTGGTTACTAATATTGTCGGTTTTTTGTGTCTCCGCCGAACCGTTGTTTGAGACAACGACACTATGGGGAATGTATCCCAACAACCATCCCAATTACCGGATTCCGTCGATTATAACCGCCCCGAATGGCGATTTACTTGTTTTTGCAGAAAAACGGAATCATGGGATTCTTGATATCGGTGATACTGATATTGTAATGAAACGCAGCTCGGATTTGGGAAAAACATGGAGTAAAGAAATAATTGTATACGATCCGGGATACGAAACCTGTGCGGACATAACTCCTGTTATTGATCTAGAAAAAGGAAGGATTTGGATATTTTTCTTACGGGATAAAAAACGCTATTACACAATGCATAGTGATGATAATATGTATACATGGTGCAAACCTTATGAAATTCATTCATCAGTTGTTGCACCGGAATGGGATGACTATAACGCCGGCAAGAATCAAATTGTTTTTGTGCCACCGGGCACTTCAACTCGAGATAAAATTCAAACTTGGGAACGGAACTGGTTTCAACGTTACGGGGTTGGTCCCGGCGCCGCCGGAATCCAGAAAAAACAGTTTCCGCATAAAGGGCGCCTCATTATTCCCGCACGTCATATGGAGAATGGCGGGCACCGGTCACATGTCTTTTTCAGCGACGATCATGGCGCAACCTGGAAACTGGGCGGAACGGTTGGTGAGGGGAATGAGTGCCAGTTGGTTGAACTTCCCGACGGACGTCTTTTCATTAGCATGCGAGATCCAGACAACAGCCGGCGCCCGAATCGCTTAAGCCGCCGGTTTGCGCAGAGTCGCGATGGCGGAGAAGCTTGGGAGTCCTACACCCTCGCCGGGGAAAAAATTCCGACAGTACAATGTCATGCAAGTATTATCAATTATGACAACAAATTGCTGCTTTTTTCAAATCCAGCCAGCCGCTATCGCGAGGAGAAGCATCCTTACGGACGGTATAATATGACAGTGCGGTTCAGTCAGGACGGCGGAAACAACTGGATCGGTGGACACACAATCTGGGAACACCCCTCTTCTTATTCCGATATGACGGTACTTCCTGATGGAACAATTGGGCTAGTTTACGAAAGAGGACCGCAAGGCAGTACCCATTATTGGGATGAGTTGCAATTTGTGCGATTTAATATGGAATGGCTGCAGAACGGAATAATTTTGCTGAAAGACGCCTGTAAAATCTGTCATCGAGTCTGCTGCCGTTGTGACGGTACACGCTAA